A stretch of Rhododendron vialii isolate Sample 1 chromosome 4a, ASM3025357v1 DNA encodes these proteins:
- the LOC131323261 gene encoding uncharacterized protein LOC131323261 isoform X1, translating to MARREWSEEEEETLLEHLKSLVDGGIWQNENGWFIPASFVVLETQMRASFPQGGITKFHIEAKMKYWKATCFQLQDMLQISGFGWNENENRLAVENEVWNEFVKVNRQLRNMRDMQFPMFNRWSHCFVRFRG from the exons atGGCACGTCGGGAGTggagcgaggaggaggaggagacgtTGTTAGAACATCTTAAGAGCCTGGTAGATGGGGGAATTTGGCAAAATGAGAACGGATGGTTCATACCGGCATCCTTCGTAGTTTTGGAAACTCAAATGCGAGCTTCTTTTCCCCAAGGTGGTATTACAAAATTTCATATCGAGGCAAAGATGAAGTATTGGAAGGCAACTTGTTTCCAACTACAAGACATGCTTCAGATTTCCGGATTTGgttggaatgaaaatgaaaacagactGGCGGTGGAGAATGAGGTTTGGAATGAATTTGTCAAA GTGAATCGACAATTAAGAAACATGAGGGACATGCAATTCCCCATGTTTAATCGATGGAGTCATTGCTTCGTACGTTTCAGAGGTTGA
- the LOC131323261 gene encoding uncharacterized protein LOC131323261 isoform X2 produces MARREWSEEEEETLLEHLKSLVDGGIWQNENGWFIPASFVVLETQMRASFPQGGITKFHIEAKMKYWKATCFQLQDMLQISGFGWNENENRLAVENEVNRQLRNMRDMQFPMFNRWSHCFVRFRG; encoded by the exons atGGCACGTCGGGAGTggagcgaggaggaggaggagacgtTGTTAGAACATCTTAAGAGCCTGGTAGATGGGGGAATTTGGCAAAATGAGAACGGATGGTTCATACCGGCATCCTTCGTAGTTTTGGAAACTCAAATGCGAGCTTCTTTTCCCCAAGGTGGTATTACAAAATTTCATATCGAGGCAAAGATGAAGTATTGGAAGGCAACTTGTTTCCAACTACAAGACATGCTTCAGATTTCCGGATTTGgttggaatgaaaatgaaaacagactGGCGGTGGAGAATGAG GTGAATCGACAATTAAGAAACATGAGGGACATGCAATTCCCCATGTTTAATCGATGGAGTCATTGCTTCGTACGTTTCAGAGGTTGA
- the LOC131323262 gene encoding transcription repressor OFP2-like, protein MGNKKFRLSEMIPNAWFYKLKDMGTRTRNPKNTINPPTKKKKQPPTTSSSSSTSTTSSLTCSSLSSSSTSSTTTTTSIPPQNSKTQSQPQSILSHQRKSYYFTRNLNPPPMQDPKSQQTHFPESPKKSPKQYPETHFQESPRKSPKQKRSNNSKRRAIASINKPFSQKLITTSVSAGCGCRASLDLKSDDYPISPLDSSSDHESLLPELGSDHDRNPEIDIVFDINDNSPNAKSDGFRVVTAVELHPILTRMDQKPRKSVESEGKNVQSHGYTSNVTEQRTSSVSVSSVRRLSVSSPGVRIRTNSPRIGSKRVQGKGGRGRRSVSESFAVVKSSADPRRDFRESMVEMIVENNLRASKDLEDLLACYLQLNSAEYHEVIIKVFKQIWFDLANVRLK, encoded by the coding sequence atgggtaACAAGAAGTTCAGGTTATCAGAAATGATACCAAATGCCTGGTTCTACAAGCTGAAAGACATGGGCACGAGAACTAGGAACCCAAAAAACACCATCAATCCcccaaccaaaaagaaaaaacagccaCCCAccacttcatcatcatcatcaacatcaACAACATCATCTCTCACTTGTTCAtcattatcatcatcatcaacatcatcaaccacaactactacttcaattccACCACAGAATTCAAAAACACAAAGCCAACCCCAAAGCATCCTCTCTCACCAGCGCAAGTCTTATTACTTCACAAGAAACCTCAATCCACCCCCTATGCAAGACCCAAAATCCCAACAAACCCATTTCCCAGAATCCCCCAAAAAATCACCCAAACAATACCCAGAAACCCATTTCCAAGAATCCCCAAGAAAATCACCCAAACAGAAACGCAGCAACAACTCAAAGAGAAGAGCCATAGCCTCTATTAATAAGCCATTTTCTCAAAAGCTCATCACCACCTCTGTCTCCGCCGGTTGCGGCTGCCGCGCCTCCCTCGATTTAAAATCCGACGACTACCCAATTTCCCCCCTCGATAGTTCATCCGATCATGAATCTCTCTTACCCGAATTGGGTTCTGACCATGACCGAAATCCCGAAATCGACATCGTTTTTGACATAAACGACAACTCACCGAACGCAAAATCCGACGGATTCAGAGTCGTTACCGCTGTTGAACTACATCCAATCCTAACCAGAATGGATCAGAAACCAAGGAAATCAGTTGAATCTGAGGGAAAAAATGTTCAGTCTCATGGGTATACTAGTAATGTCACAGAACAGAGGACAAGCTCTGTTTCTGTGTCCTCTGTTCGGAGACTTTCAGTGAGTTCACCAGGAGTGAGAATTCGCACTAATTCTCCTAGAATTGGCAGTAAGAGGGTTCAGGGGAAAGGCGGCCGGGGCCGGAGGAGCGTGTCGGAGAGCTTCGCCGTGGTGAAGTCGTCGGCTGACCCGAGGAGGGATTTCAGGGAGTCAATGGTGGAGATGATCGTAGAGAATAATTTAAGGGCGTCTAAGGATTTGGAAGATCTCCTTGCTTGTTATCTTCAGTTGAATTCGGCTGAGTACCATGAGGTGATTATCAAGGTGTTCAAGCAAATCTGGTTTGATCTTGCAAATGTCAGGTTGAAATAA